One segment of Streptomyces sp. DT2A-34 DNA contains the following:
- a CDS encoding IS110 family transposase, with amino-acid sequence MPEIWAGVDIGKEHHHCVVIDADGQRLLSRRVLNDETELLQLIGDVLEISTDALWAVDLNHGGAALLIGLLLSHGQPMAYLTGLAVHRASATYKGEGKTDAKDAFVIADQARVRRDLGLLRPGDEIAVDLRILTTRRLDVVFDRTRQINRLRAQLLEIFPALERSLDLVNKGPVMLLTGYQTPTAIRRAGAKRIETWLKNRKVRGATGLARTAVDAAQAQLTALPGEKLAAVMVARLAKGVMALDEEIAELDALIEARFREHPHAEVIRSLPGMGPKLGAEFITATGGDMDAFGSADRLAGFAGLAPRPRDSGRVSGNLRRPRRYHRGLQRTMYLSAMPSLKGCPASKAFHQRKRSEGKGHKQALLALARRRLNVLWAMLRDGECYQGSPPVTGAA; translated from the coding sequence GTGCCCGAGATCTGGGCCGGGGTGGACATCGGCAAGGAACACCACCACTGCGTGGTGATCGACGCGGACGGTCAGCGGCTGCTGTCCCGCCGCGTCCTGAACGACGAGACCGAGCTGCTCCAGCTCATCGGCGACGTGCTGGAGATATCCACCGACGCGCTGTGGGCCGTCGACCTCAACCACGGCGGCGCCGCCCTGCTCATCGGCCTCCTCCTCAGCCACGGCCAGCCGATGGCCTACCTCACCGGCCTGGCGGTCCACCGCGCCTCGGCCACCTACAAGGGCGAGGGCAAGACCGACGCCAAGGACGCCTTCGTCATCGCCGACCAGGCCCGTGTCCGTCGCGATCTCGGCCTGCTGCGGCCCGGCGACGAGATCGCCGTCGATCTGCGCATCCTGACCACCAGGCGCCTGGACGTTGTCTTTGACCGCACCCGGCAGATCAACCGCCTGCGCGCCCAACTGTTGGAGATCTTCCCCGCGTTGGAACGGTCGCTGGACCTGGTCAACAAGGGCCCGGTCATGCTGCTGACCGGCTACCAGACCCCGACCGCGATCCGCCGCGCCGGCGCCAAGCGGATCGAGACCTGGCTGAAGAACCGCAAGGTCCGCGGTGCCACCGGACTGGCCCGGACAGCCGTGGATGCCGCTCAGGCACAGCTGACGGCACTGCCGGGCGAGAAGCTGGCCGCCGTCATGGTGGCCCGCCTCGCGAAGGGGGTGATGGCCCTCGATGAGGAGATCGCCGAACTCGACGCCCTGATCGAGGCCCGGTTTCGCGAGCATCCGCACGCCGAGGTGATCCGCAGCCTGCCCGGCATGGGACCGAAACTCGGCGCCGAGTTCATAACCGCCACCGGCGGCGACATGGACGCCTTCGGCAGTGCCGACCGCCTGGCCGGCTTCGCCGGCCTCGCTCCCAGACCCCGTGACTCCGGCCGTGTCAGCGGCAACCTGCGCAGGCCCAGGCGCTACCACCGAGGGTTGCAGCGGACGATGTACTTGTCGGCCATGCCCAGCCTCAAGGGCTGTCCGGCCTCGAAGGCGTTCCACCAGCGCAAGAGGAGCGAGGGGAAGGGACACAAGCAGGCCTTGCTCGCGCTCGCCCGCCGCAGGCTCAACGTCCTGTGGGCGATGCTCCGTGACGGAGAGTGCTATCAAGGTTCACCTCCCGTCACGGGAGCGGCTTGA
- a CDS encoding DUF6083 domain-containing protein → MCPNHTPTGCHWDGSPRLLHPRRPLQVAANSPSRLLRHGQNGRCRQCGNRIDLYQRADQRPIALHPAELTAAHVPESCRWHLSSGIAHPHDDDSPWCRIPHAVLCPARTPTCQTSPYLEAIRRQLAVRTRRLTDTGAITPAPTPACGQADDPDTPERPIVQLLLCRYLAKHAVEHIRCVAQTRHRHRCPHPIRALTGPAGTWRLLPTGPRHGQLALPDVLMAVYDLGHLPYREQLRWRAQRCPQHDATPGAADLALAEWQPFDPLQHAAHIRTRLPHPEGRQLGNQ, encoded by the coding sequence ATGTGCCCCAACCACACCCCCACCGGCTGCCACTGGGACGGCAGCCCACGTCTCCTGCATCCTCGCCGCCCCCTCCAAGTGGCCGCAAACAGCCCCAGCCGCCTGCTGCGCCACGGCCAAAACGGCCGCTGCCGCCAGTGCGGCAACCGCATCGACCTCTACCAGCGCGCCGACCAGCGGCCCATCGCCCTACACCCCGCCGAACTGACCGCCGCTCACGTCCCCGAATCCTGCCGCTGGCACCTCAGCAGCGGCATCGCCCACCCGCACGATGACGACAGCCCCTGGTGCCGCATCCCGCACGCCGTCCTCTGCCCGGCCCGCACCCCCACCTGCCAGACCAGCCCCTACCTCGAGGCGATCCGTCGCCAACTCGCCGTCCGCACCCGCCGCCTGACCGACACCGGCGCTATCACCCCCGCCCCGACCCCCGCATGCGGACAGGCAGACGACCCCGACACCCCCGAGCGTCCCATCGTGCAGCTGCTGCTGTGCCGCTACCTCGCCAAGCACGCCGTCGAACACATCCGCTGCGTGGCCCAGACCCGCCACCGTCACCGCTGCCCCCACCCCATCCGCGCCCTCACCGGACCCGCCGGCACCTGGAGACTGCTGCCCACCGGACCCCGCCACGGCCAACTGGCCCTGCCCGACGTACTGATGGCCGTCTACGACCTGGGCCACCTGCCCTACCGCGAGCAACTGCGCTGGCGCGCCCAACGCTGCCCCCAACATGACGCCACCCCCGGCGCCGCCGACCTCGCCCTGGCCGAATGGCAGCCCTTCGACCCCCTCCAGCATGCAGCACACATCCGAACCCGCCTGCCCCACCCTGAGGGCCGCCAACTCGGAAACCAGTGA
- a CDS encoding helix-turn-helix transcriptional regulator, whose translation MPILQPEPDLTALRVTLARLRDERGWTFDQLAERSGLARRTLIDLEHGRAAGNVTTWHALAHAFDVPIQELLGALCGNHTPPGSQDV comes from the coding sequence GTGCCGATCTTGCAGCCCGAACCCGACCTCACCGCCCTGCGCGTAACGCTGGCGCGCCTGAGGGACGAACGCGGCTGGACCTTCGACCAACTCGCCGAACGCAGCGGCCTGGCCCGGCGCACCCTCATCGACCTCGAACACGGCCGTGCCGCCGGCAACGTCACCACCTGGCACGCCCTCGCGCACGCCTTCGACGTCCCCATCCAGGAACTGCTCGGTGCCCTCTGTGGCAACCACACCCCACCGGGTTCACAGGACGTCTGA
- a CDS encoding helix-turn-helix domain containing protein, which produces MPPRRRNQTGRQSELNEAAQLANRLQQAGYTKRDIACIINRDPSLVSQFYTKNKGAAFVPALQQVLAAVETGGITDLPELTAIAARHTQRRTTASGARARVRTKAVLITPAGSGTGRVSAQAIASGAARLRPLIAEAARLGLRLAFTVRLAKTGYMHPSGSRTDSPGIRRDVIQRADHTEERSYGSAQTGGFDAADFARRVDAAGGDVTAAVHQWLVETGRIHPDAQIIHLEVRTWRPR; this is translated from the coding sequence ATGCCGCCCCGCCGCCGCAACCAGACAGGACGCCAGAGCGAGTTGAACGAGGCAGCACAGCTGGCCAATCGGCTCCAGCAGGCCGGCTACACCAAACGCGACATCGCCTGCATCATCAACCGCGACCCCTCCCTGGTCTCGCAGTTCTACACCAAGAACAAAGGCGCCGCCTTCGTCCCCGCCCTCCAGCAGGTCCTGGCCGCAGTCGAGACAGGCGGCATCACCGACCTGCCCGAACTCACCGCCATCGCAGCCCGCCACACCCAACGACGCACCACCGCCTCCGGCGCCCGCGCCCGGGTCCGCACCAAGGCCGTCCTCATCACCCCCGCCGGATCCGGCACCGGCCGCGTCAGCGCCCAGGCCATCGCCTCCGGCGCAGCCCGCCTGCGCCCCCTGATCGCCGAAGCCGCCCGCCTGGGCCTGCGCCTGGCCTTCACCGTCCGCCTAGCCAAGACCGGCTACATGCACCCCTCCGGCAGCCGCACCGACTCACCCGGCATCCGCCGCGACGTCATCCAGCGCGCCGACCACACCGAGGAACGCTCCTACGGCTCCGCCCAGACCGGCGGCTTCGACGCCGCCGACTTCGCCCGCCGCGTGGATGCCGCGGGCGGCGACGTCACCGCCGCCGTGCACCAGTGGCTGGTCGAGACCGGACGCATCCATCCGGACGCTCAGATCATCCACCTCGAGGTCCGCACCTGGCGCCCCCGCTGA
- a CDS encoding helix-turn-helix domain-containing protein, with product MLLTTGQAAEELGCAVTTFRRLVHAGLIPGLSRRGVRVMIPLSAVQALSARRDAPLHHLDSQEVAVLRVDTAQPADDPDRDWIGFAAGLAPDSLLKALRGWWRCDAASVAGGGVLPVTLSGYVVAVLTGLQHWEKNAEGRHAFPDARLAGYVTDLTTPHTSITSTLDSDRRLAELLLGTRLASHSGGAIAYVTTHTTAR from the coding sequence ATGCTGTTGACGACCGGGCAGGCGGCCGAAGAGCTCGGCTGCGCCGTCACGACCTTCCGGCGCCTCGTGCATGCCGGACTGATCCCCGGCCTCTCCCGCCGCGGAGTGCGCGTCATGATCCCCCTCAGCGCCGTGCAGGCCCTCAGCGCGCGCCGCGACGCCCCCCTGCACCACCTGGACAGCCAGGAGGTCGCTGTCTTGCGCGTGGACACTGCCCAGCCTGCCGACGATCCTGACCGCGACTGGATCGGCTTCGCCGCCGGCCTCGCTCCCGACAGCCTTTTGAAGGCCCTGCGCGGCTGGTGGCGGTGCGACGCGGCGAGCGTCGCGGGCGGGGGAGTGCTGCCGGTCACCTTGTCCGGCTATGTGGTGGCGGTGCTGACCGGGCTCCAGCACTGGGAGAAGAACGCCGAGGGCCGTCATGCCTTCCCTGACGCCCGCCTGGCCGGCTACGTCACCGACCTGACCACCCCCCACACCTCGATCACTTCTACCCTCGACAGCGACCGCCGGCTCGCCGAGCTACTGCTGGGCACCAGACTCGCCTCCCACTCGGGCGGGGCCATCGCCTACGTCACCACCCACACCACCGCCCGCTGA